The window GCGTTTGGTGACGATGAGTTGGAGTGATTTTCGACCAGCTCTTGAGTCAGCTGGGAGATTCGCTCGGGAGTGACGTCCGATTCGGCGGGTAATGATGTACTGGCGGCTGTACTTTCGGTTTCAGCGGCGATGGCAGGGGCAACGGGTGCGGCCGCTTCCATGGCGGCGATCTTCTTCCGCTGCTCTTCCTGGTCGGCGACGCGGAGCTCGTCCTCCATCTGCATGCGGAACTCGTTGGAGGCGCGGCGGAACTCGGCCATGAGTTTGCCGAGTTGGCGTGCGAGTTCGGGCAGCTTCTTCGGCCCGAAGAGGAGGAGGGCGAGGAAGAAGATGACGGCGCTGTCCTGGAAGCTAGGCATAAGTCTGTCCCATGATACGGCTTACGAGTTGTCGGAACAAATGGATGGAAGGTGTTGATCCTGTTGTAAGATTCTTGGTGTAGGACGGTTTGACGTTTTCGATTTAGGCGCATCGTTTGGATGCAGATTGCGTCTAACACTACGAACGCGCGGCTTTGATGGCCGCGGGT is drawn from Edaphobacter lichenicola and contains these coding sequences:
- a CDS encoding Sec-independent protein translocase subunit TatA/TatB, with protein sequence MPSFQDSAVIFFLALLLFGPKKLPELARQLGKLMAEFRRASNEFRMQMEDELRVADQEEQRKKIAAMEAAAPVAPAIAAETESTAASTSLPAESDVTPERISQLTQELVENHSNSSSPNAEPLPNHAPLPIATSGDLNLMPPSTGLPVSNSALTPVLDSIPHVSEPQSHSSEISEITTSEATHHG